A window of Tautonia plasticadhaerens contains these coding sequences:
- a CDS encoding PAS domain S-box protein, giving the protein MADFFTRLLDTSDFPGRWRCGNWTPGLGWLHVGSDLGIFGAYLSIPLVLAYFLIRRRDVPFPRIGWLFGAFILSCGIGHLIEAVIFWHPVYRLAGLVKAATAVVSWFTVVALIRVIPDALKLPDIARLNERLCREVVEREQVEQALRAREAEARKLALVASRTDNAVIITDADGVIEWVNDGFTRITEYPAEEAIGRRPGSFLQGPETDPGVVASMRDHRLRGEGFRAEVVNYSRSGRPYWLSLEVQPVRDDSGALTHFMAIESDITARKLAEREMGERARLAALSADIGLALTRGDALSERLDACCEAMVRHLDAAFARIWTLEPGDDSLVLRASAGLYTHLDGAHARVPLGALKIGRIARTGRPLLTNDVPNDPNVGDPSWARETGMVAFAGVPLLVEGRAVGVMALFSRSPIDQATIDALGPISNAVALGIVRESAARALFSSEGRKAAILRMALDAIITVDDRGRVLEFNPAAEAIFGYEAGEAAGRSLSELIIPPDLREAHERGMARFRENGDGAVVGRWIELRAVRRSGEEFPAELAITPITSGDRPVFTGYLRDITDRRLHEQSLRAAKEAAEEANRAKSRFLANMSHEIRTPLTAILGYAEVLMGDEVSREDRVEYLVTILSSGRHLRTLIDDILDLAKIENEKLDFELVPCSPHRILSEVLSVLRVAASEKGLRLGCRWESRVPEEIRTDPSRFRQLLVNLVGNAIKFTDLGGVRLVALLEPGERGPMFTVEVHDTGAGIAPEDLSRIFDPFEQADGSVTRRNGGTGLGLAISRHIARGLGGDLTVVSQLGVGSIFRASVAAGPAEGLRLLDAPPAEAVETPRADAAPTSRLSGKQLLVVDDGEENRRLVQLILSRAGASVACVANGEECLEAVARVDFDLIVLDMQMPVLDGYRTASLLRERGFGGPIIALTAHAMRGDDRRCLEAGCSGYLTKPIEIDRLLSTVSRAMDGPAVASPAPRPQSPGGGGGGPIVSTLPMDDPEIRGLVASYVDRLGAKVDEMGEALRRGDRKALSELAHWLKGSGGTAGFHELTEPATRLERLAPLGQESDLREAYGLVRSTAARVTAPEPILA; this is encoded by the coding sequence ATGGCGGACTTCTTCACCAGGCTGCTGGACACCTCCGACTTCCCCGGCCGCTGGAGGTGCGGCAACTGGACCCCGGGGCTGGGCTGGCTGCACGTCGGCTCGGACCTGGGGATCTTCGGCGCCTACCTGTCGATCCCGCTGGTGCTGGCCTACTTCCTGATCCGACGCCGGGACGTGCCGTTCCCCCGGATCGGCTGGCTCTTCGGGGCGTTCATCCTCTCCTGCGGGATCGGGCACCTCATCGAGGCGGTCATCTTCTGGCACCCGGTGTATCGGCTGGCGGGGCTGGTCAAGGCGGCCACGGCGGTCGTCTCGTGGTTCACCGTAGTGGCGCTGATCCGGGTCATCCCCGACGCCCTGAAGCTGCCGGACATCGCCCGGCTCAACGAGCGGCTTTGCCGGGAGGTGGTCGAACGGGAGCAGGTCGAGCAGGCCCTCCGCGCCCGGGAGGCCGAGGCCCGCAAGCTCGCCCTGGTCGCCAGCCGGACCGACAACGCCGTGATCATCACCGACGCGGACGGGGTCATCGAGTGGGTCAACGACGGCTTCACCCGGATCACCGAGTACCCGGCCGAAGAGGCGATCGGCCGCCGCCCCGGCTCGTTCCTCCAGGGCCCCGAGACCGACCCGGGGGTGGTCGCCTCGATGCGGGACCACCGGCTCCGGGGCGAGGGCTTCCGCGCCGAGGTGGTGAACTACTCCAGGTCCGGGAGGCCCTATTGGCTGAGCCTGGAGGTGCAGCCGGTCCGGGACGATTCCGGCGCCCTGACCCACTTCATGGCCATCGAGAGCGACATCACCGCCCGGAAGCTGGCCGAGCGGGAGATGGGGGAGCGGGCCCGGCTGGCGGCCCTCTCGGCGGACATCGGCCTGGCCCTGACCCGGGGCGACGCGCTCTCCGAACGCCTCGACGCCTGCTGCGAGGCGATGGTCCGCCACCTCGACGCCGCCTTCGCCCGGATCTGGACGCTGGAACCCGGCGACGACAGCCTGGTCCTGCGGGCCAGCGCCGGGCTCTATACCCACCTCGACGGGGCCCACGCCCGGGTCCCGCTGGGTGCCCTGAAGATCGGTCGGATCGCCCGGACGGGCCGCCCCCTGCTCACCAACGACGTCCCCAACGACCCGAACGTCGGCGACCCCTCCTGGGCCCGGGAGACGGGCATGGTCGCCTTCGCCGGCGTCCCGCTGCTGGTCGAGGGGCGGGCGGTCGGGGTGATGGCCCTGTTCTCCCGGTCCCCGATCGACCAGGCGACGATCGACGCGCTGGGGCCGATCTCCAACGCCGTGGCCCTCGGCATCGTCCGGGAGTCCGCCGCCCGGGCGCTCTTCTCGAGCGAGGGCCGCAAGGCGGCGATCCTCCGCATGGCCCTGGACGCGATCATCACGGTCGACGACCGCGGCCGGGTCCTGGAATTCAACCCCGCCGCCGAGGCGATCTTCGGCTACGAGGCCGGCGAGGCCGCCGGCCGATCGCTCTCGGAGCTGATCATCCCCCCCGACCTCCGGGAGGCCCACGAGCGGGGGATGGCCCGCTTCCGGGAGAACGGCGACGGGGCCGTCGTGGGCCGCTGGATCGAGCTGAGGGCCGTCCGCCGGAGCGGCGAGGAATTCCCGGCCGAGCTGGCGATCACCCCCATCACCTCCGGGGACCGCCCGGTCTTCACCGGCTACCTCCGCGACATCACCGACCGCCGCCTGCACGAGCAGTCGCTCCGCGCCGCCAAGGAGGCCGCCGAGGAGGCCAACCGCGCCAAGAGCCGATTCCTGGCCAACATGAGCCACGAGATCCGCACCCCGCTGACCGCGATCCTCGGCTATGCGGAGGTGCTGATGGGGGACGAGGTCTCCCGGGAGGACCGCGTCGAGTACCTGGTGACGATCCTCTCCAGCGGCCGGCACCTCCGCACCCTGATCGACGACATCCTCGACCTGGCCAAGATCGAGAACGAGAAGCTCGACTTCGAGCTCGTCCCCTGCTCGCCGCACCGGATCCTCTCCGAGGTCCTCTCGGTGCTCCGGGTGGCCGCCTCGGAGAAGGGCCTGCGGCTGGGATGCCGCTGGGAGAGCCGGGTCCCGGAGGAGATCCGGACCGACCCGTCCCGATTCCGACAGTTGCTGGTCAACCTCGTGGGCAACGCCATCAAGTTCACCGACCTCGGCGGCGTCCGGCTGGTCGCCCTGCTGGAGCCGGGGGAGCGGGGGCCGATGTTCACCGTCGAGGTGCACGACACCGGCGCCGGGATCGCCCCCGAGGACCTCTCCCGCATCTTCGACCCCTTCGAGCAGGCCGACGGCTCGGTCACCCGGCGCAACGGGGGCACGGGGCTGGGCCTGGCCATCAGCCGGCACATCGCCCGGGGGTTGGGGGGGGACCTGACGGTGGTCAGCCAGCTCGGCGTCGGCAGCATCTTCCGGGCCTCCGTCGCCGCCGGGCCGGCGGAGGGGCTCCGGCTGCTGGACGCCCCGCCGGCCGAGGCCGTGGAGACGCCCCGGGCCGACGCCGCCCCCACCTCCCGCCTCTCCGGCAAGCAGCTGCTGGTCGTCGACGACGGCGAGGAGAACCGCCGGCTCGTCCAGCTGATCCTCTCCCGGGCCGGCGCCTCGGTCGCCTGCGTGGCCAACGGCGAGGAGTGCCTGGAGGCCGTCGCCCGGGTCGACTTCGACCTGATCGTGCTGGACATGCAGATGCCGGTGCTCGACGGGTACCGGACGGCCTCCCTGCTGCGGGAGCGCGGGTTCGGCGGGCCGATCATCGCCCTGACCGCCCATGCCATGCGAGGGGACGACCGCCGTTGCCTCGAGGCCGGTTGCTCCGGATACCTGACCAAGCCCATCGAGATTGACCGGCTGCTGTCGACCGTCTCCCGGGCGATGGACGGCCCCGCCGTCGCCTCCCCAGCTCCCCGACCCCAGTCCCCGGGCGGGGGCGGGGGCGGCCCGATCGTCTCGACCCTGCCGATGGACGACCCCGAGATCCGGGGGCTGGTCGCCTCCTATGTCGATCGGCTCGGCGCGAAGGTCGACGAGATGGGAGAGGCCCTGCGGCGAGGCGACCGCAAGGCGCTGTCCGAGCTTGCGCACTGGCTCAAGGGCTCCGGCGGCACGGCCGGCTTCCACGAGCTGACCGAGCCGGCCACCCGGCTCGAACGCCTGGCCCCGCTCGGCCAGGAGAGCGACCTGAGGGAGGCCTACGGGCTCGTCCGCTCGACCGCCGCCCGGGTCACCGCCCCCGAACCGATCCTCGCATAG
- a CDS encoding sodium:solute symporter family transporter, translated as MNHEIATGLVFLGYMVGVFGLAILSNRLLQSKSFLAEYFLGSRGLGVWALAFTFAATSASGGSFTGYPSLVYTYGWVVALWIASYMIVPPVTMGLLGKRLNQVARRAGAITIPDVIRERFASPGLGLLASGVIVFFTLTNLIAQFKAGGIILNVLLEGTPGYRDSIVPWVEGTGMLSPLLAISGTDTGYVIGLLLFSFTVVVYTAYGGFRAVVWTDVMQGIVMGVGVLLLIPFTMAAVGGLGTATREIAERPPRLVVGLAARDNAIEYRGLTPADVMVEHRLAPAEGPEIDAPAVDVAEDDQGRVRVSVTLPRGRGDEPGATARQVVEAVGASPEASRWVVAEVPILESYPGLAGAGTAPLTEDPNHLRPGSDLVFGPGLKQRGRGAGDPFHPIGMAISFFFMWAISGAGQPGTMVRLMAFKDSKTLRYALFTVTIYFGCIYLPIIFLFTAAQQVIHPAELTAGSDQIMPQLASRVAPWWLAGILIAAPFAAVMSTVDSFLLLISSAVVRDIVQRSINPDLSEKSVKVISYTTTAVSGVLVTLMALNPPRFLQDFIVMTGAGFAATFLAPIALGIYWKRMTRLGAWLAMLGGFLATVVLFAPVMLGRPLAAIGVSWRTEEINLFGLHPLLWGLVASFGLGILGSLVGPRPPEALIRRYFSRPERAGLDDAMPSGR; from the coding sequence ATGAACCACGAGATCGCGACCGGGCTGGTCTTCCTCGGCTACATGGTCGGCGTCTTCGGACTGGCGATCCTCTCCAACCGGCTGTTGCAGTCGAAGTCGTTCCTGGCGGAGTACTTCCTGGGCAGCCGGGGGCTGGGGGTCTGGGCCCTGGCCTTCACCTTCGCGGCCACCAGCGCCAGCGGGGGGAGCTTCACGGGGTATCCGTCCCTGGTCTACACCTATGGATGGGTCGTGGCCCTCTGGATCGCCAGCTACATGATCGTGCCCCCGGTGACGATGGGCCTGCTGGGCAAGCGGCTCAACCAGGTCGCCCGGCGGGCAGGGGCCATCACCATCCCCGACGTGATCCGGGAGCGGTTCGCCTCGCCGGGCCTGGGGCTGCTGGCCTCGGGGGTGATCGTCTTCTTCACGCTCACGAACCTGATCGCCCAGTTCAAGGCCGGCGGGATCATCCTGAACGTGCTGCTCGAAGGCACGCCCGGGTACCGGGACTCGATCGTCCCCTGGGTCGAGGGCACGGGGATGCTCTCCCCGCTGCTGGCGATCTCGGGGACCGACACGGGGTACGTCATCGGCCTGCTCCTGTTCTCGTTCACGGTGGTGGTCTACACGGCCTACGGCGGCTTCCGGGCGGTGGTCTGGACCGACGTGATGCAGGGGATCGTCATGGGGGTCGGCGTGCTGCTGCTGATCCCGTTCACCATGGCGGCGGTCGGCGGGCTGGGGACGGCGACCCGGGAGATCGCCGAGCGGCCCCCCCGGCTGGTCGTCGGCCTCGCGGCCCGGGACAACGCCATCGAGTACCGGGGCCTGACCCCGGCCGACGTGATGGTCGAGCACCGGCTCGCCCCGGCCGAGGGGCCCGAGATCGACGCCCCGGCGGTCGACGTGGCCGAGGACGACCAGGGCCGGGTCCGGGTGTCGGTCACGCTGCCCCGAGGCCGGGGGGACGAGCCGGGGGCGACCGCCCGGCAGGTCGTCGAGGCGGTCGGGGCCTCTCCCGAAGCCTCGCGATGGGTCGTCGCCGAGGTCCCGATCCTGGAGAGCTACCCCGGCCTGGCCGGCGCGGGCACCGCACCCTTGACCGAGGATCCCAACCACCTGAGGCCCGGCAGCGACCTGGTCTTCGGGCCCGGCCTGAAGCAACGGGGCAGGGGGGCGGGGGACCCGTTCCACCCCATCGGCATGGCCATCTCCTTCTTCTTCATGTGGGCGATCTCGGGGGCGGGACAGCCCGGGACGATGGTCCGCCTGATGGCCTTCAAGGACAGCAAGACGCTCCGGTACGCCCTGTTCACCGTCACCATCTACTTCGGCTGCATCTACCTGCCGATCATCTTCCTGTTCACGGCCGCCCAGCAGGTGATCCACCCCGCCGAGCTGACCGCCGGGTCCGACCAGATCATGCCCCAACTCGCCAGTCGGGTCGCCCCCTGGTGGCTGGCCGGGATCCTGATCGCCGCCCCCTTCGCGGCGGTGATGTCCACCGTCGACTCCTTCTTGCTGCTCATCAGCTCGGCCGTGGTGCGGGACATCGTCCAGCGGAGCATCAACCCCGACCTGTCCGAGAAGTCGGTGAAGGTCATCAGCTACACCACCACCGCCGTCAGCGGCGTGCTGGTGACCCTGATGGCCCTGAACCCGCCGAGGTTCCTGCAGGACTTCATCGTGATGACCGGGGCCGGCTTCGCCGCGACCTTCCTGGCGCCGATCGCCCTGGGGATCTACTGGAAGCGGATGACCCGGCTCGGCGCCTGGTTGGCGATGCTCGGCGGCTTCCTGGCCACCGTCGTCCTGTTCGCCCCGGTGATGCTCGGCCGGCCCCTGGCGGCGATCGGGGTGTCCTGGCGGACCGAGGAGATCAACCTCTTCGGCCTGCACCCGCTGCTCTGGGGGCTGGTCGCCTCCTTCGGACTGGGGATCCTCGGCAGCCTCGTCGGCCCCAGGCCGCCCGAGGCCCTGATCCGACGCTACTTCTCCCGCCCCGAGCGGGCGGGGCTGGACGACGCCATGCCCTCGGGACGCTGA
- a CDS encoding S9 family peptidase, which produces MLTPIALVLLVVSASIAMAAGPTRPRRTVDLDLAAEHPAPGTVTPTSIAFTPDGTAVSYLLPEGRAPARVLWRAGAAEGAEPGVIARPPDEGNTDENVSREEALRRERMRLRDSGITQVVRASGDDLSVLPLQGDLYLLRGTGPLRRLTETESPEIDPKFSPDGGRVAFVRDGDLFTVDLESGVETRLTEGAADGLTRGLAEFIAQEELGRSTGYWWSPDGERIAYQEADERHIPEYVIVRQGEDRVGSESHRYPFAGAANARVRLGVVPSSGGPTTWLDFAEEGEDVYLARATWEDARHLLVQVLPRDQATLRLVRIDVESNERTTLIEESSGSWVNLHDDLAVVPGTKEILWATERSGFKHLMLLDRNGRPIRTLTSGDWPVDATVHLDARRREVWFLAGRESPTRRDLYRVPLDGGDVERVTGGLGYVSAAVVSPDGDRAVITSSTSEHPPVTTLIDRTGDALVTLSDAGTDPRLDGLDLVAPRLTEFENRDGETLFGAYYPPVGAGPGGKAPMVVLAYGGPHVQRVTESWGLTADMTAQLLASRGFAVWKCDNRGSSRRGLAFESALARRMGTVEVRDQVDGVRFAAASYPEADADRVGITGGSYGGYLTLRALLLAPEVFDAGVAIAPVTDWDGYDTGYTERYMGTPADNPGGYADSSVLDKAGRLEGALLIVHGLLDENVHFRHSARLVAALIRAGKPFEVLPIPDERHSTRRVENRRAILDRAARFFELHLGPGGG; this is translated from the coding sequence ATGCTCACCCCGATCGCCCTGGTCCTCCTCGTGGTCTCCGCCTCGATCGCGATGGCGGCCGGACCGACCCGGCCGAGGAGGACGGTCGACCTCGACCTCGCCGCCGAGCACCCCGCGCCCGGGACCGTCACCCCGACGTCGATCGCCTTCACCCCGGACGGGACGGCCGTCTCCTACCTCCTGCCGGAAGGGAGGGCGCCCGCCCGGGTGCTTTGGCGGGCCGGCGCAGCCGAGGGGGCCGAGCCGGGGGTCATCGCCCGCCCCCCCGACGAGGGGAACACCGACGAGAACGTCTCCCGGGAGGAGGCCCTCCGTCGGGAGCGGATGCGGCTGAGGGACTCGGGGATCACCCAGGTCGTCCGCGCATCGGGCGACGACCTGAGCGTCCTCCCCCTCCAGGGAGACCTCTACCTGCTCCGGGGGACCGGCCCGCTTCGGAGGCTGACCGAGACCGAGTCGCCCGAGATCGACCCGAAGTTCTCGCCCGACGGCGGCCGGGTCGCCTTCGTCCGGGACGGCGACCTGTTCACCGTCGACCTCGAATCCGGGGTGGAGACCCGGCTCACCGAGGGCGCGGCCGACGGCCTGACCCGCGGCCTGGCCGAGTTCATCGCCCAGGAGGAACTGGGCCGATCGACCGGCTACTGGTGGTCGCCCGACGGGGAGCGAATCGCCTACCAGGAAGCCGACGAGCGGCACATCCCCGAGTACGTGATCGTCCGCCAGGGCGAGGACCGGGTCGGGTCCGAGTCGCACCGATACCCCTTCGCCGGGGCCGCCAACGCGAGGGTCCGCCTCGGCGTGGTCCCCAGCTCCGGGGGCCCTACGACCTGGCTCGACTTCGCCGAGGAGGGGGAGGATGTCTACCTCGCGCGGGCCACCTGGGAGGATGCCCGGCACCTGCTCGTCCAGGTCTTGCCGAGGGACCAGGCGACCCTCCGCCTGGTCAGGATCGACGTGGAATCGAACGAGCGGACGACGCTGATCGAGGAGTCGTCCGGCTCCTGGGTCAACCTGCACGACGACCTCGCCGTGGTGCCGGGGACGAAGGAGATCCTCTGGGCGACCGAGCGATCGGGATTCAAACACCTGATGCTCCTGGACCGCAACGGCCGTCCCATCCGGACGCTGACCTCGGGCGACTGGCCGGTCGACGCCACGGTCCACCTGGACGCGAGGAGGAGGGAGGTCTGGTTCCTCGCCGGCCGGGAGTCCCCGACGCGCCGCGACCTCTACCGCGTCCCGCTCGACGGCGGCGACGTCGAGCGGGTCACGGGGGGGCTCGGCTACGTCTCCGCCGCGGTCGTCTCCCCGGACGGGGATCGGGCCGTCATCACCTCCTCGACGAGCGAGCATCCCCCGGTGACGACCCTGATCGACCGCACCGGGGACGCCCTCGTCACGCTGTCCGACGCCGGGACGGACCCGAGGCTCGACGGGCTCGACCTCGTCGCCCCCCGGCTCACCGAGTTCGAGAACCGGGACGGCGAGACGCTGTTCGGGGCCTACTATCCGCCGGTCGGGGCCGGTCCGGGGGGGAAGGCGCCGATGGTGGTGCTCGCCTACGGGGGGCCCCACGTCCAGCGGGTGACCGAGTCGTGGGGCCTGACGGCCGACATGACGGCGCAGTTGCTCGCCTCCCGGGGGTTCGCCGTCTGGAAGTGCGACAATCGGGGGTCGTCCCGCCGGGGGCTGGCGTTCGAGTCGGCCCTGGCCCGGAGGATGGGGACGGTCGAGGTGCGCGACCAGGTCGACGGCGTCCGGTTCGCCGCCGCCTCGTACCCCGAGGCCGACGCCGACCGGGTGGGCATCACCGGCGGCAGCTACGGCGGCTACCTGACCCTCCGGGCGCTGCTGCTGGCCCCCGAGGTGTTCGACGCCGGGGTGGCGATCGCCCCGGTGACCGACTGGGACGGCTACGACACCGGCTACACCGAACGCTACATGGGCACTCCCGCCGACAACCCCGGGGGTTATGCCGACTCGTCGGTGCTGGACAAGGCCGGGCGGCTCGAAGGGGCGCTGCTGATCGTCCACGGACTGCTCGACGAGAACGTCCACTTCCGGCATTCCGCCCGGCTCGTCGCCGCCCTGATCCGGGCCGGCAAGCCGTTCGAGGTGCTGCCGATCCCCGACGAGCGGCACTCGACCCGGAGGGTGGAGAACCGCCGGGCGATCCTCGACCGGGCCGCCCGGTTCTTCGAGCTCCACCTGGGGCCGGGAGGGGGATGA
- a CDS encoding HD domain-containing phosphohydrolase — MSVDPATATATATATATEATVAPRPMPLAAEAPARGAGPRPRATGDLAGARILVVDDEPIVSRIVCRHLREAGHLGPRPLDDPGRALDVILGGEADLVLLDLIMPGVGGLDILSEMQASGRGEGLPPVVVLSGAVEQPTRLRALELGAADFLAKPVDPSELTVRVRNVLLAKAHRDSLLEQTASLEAAVRERTEELEASSRDVIRCLARAAEFRDDETGRHVLRVGRYTGIIASHLGLPPEVSTLLEDASQLHDVGKIGIPDAILRKPGALTADEFELMRRHVQFGHGILQSAAPDRPDPEDLMSVRRHTEIGAQILDRGHSTLLRLASRIALSHHERWDGSGYPLGLRGEDIPMEGRITAVADVFDALSTRRPYKSALPIDRCFEILSAGRGSHFDPLVLDAFFLAREDILSVYRDLSDAP; from the coding sequence ATGTCCGTCGATCCCGCGACCGCGACCGCGACCGCGACCGCGACCGCGACCGAGGCGACCGTCGCACCCCGGCCGATGCCCTTGGCGGCCGAGGCCCCGGCCCGGGGGGCCGGCCCGAGGCCCCGGGCGACCGGGGACCTGGCCGGGGCCCGGATCCTCGTCGTCGACGACGAGCCGATCGTCTCCCGGATCGTCTGCCGCCACCTCCGGGAGGCCGGCCACCTCGGGCCCAGGCCGCTGGACGACCCCGGCCGGGCCCTCGACGTGATCCTCGGCGGCGAGGCCGACCTCGTCCTGCTGGACCTGATCATGCCCGGGGTCGGCGGCCTGGACATCCTCTCGGAGATGCAGGCCTCGGGTCGGGGGGAGGGGCTGCCCCCGGTGGTCGTCCTCAGCGGCGCCGTCGAGCAGCCCACCCGGCTCCGGGCCCTGGAGCTGGGGGCGGCCGACTTCCTCGCCAAGCCGGTCGACCCCAGCGAGCTGACCGTCCGGGTCCGCAACGTCCTGCTCGCCAAGGCGCACCGGGACTCGCTGCTGGAGCAGACCGCCAGCCTCGAGGCCGCCGTCCGGGAGCGGACCGAGGAGCTGGAGGCCTCCAGCCGGGACGTGATCCGCTGCCTCGCCCGGGCCGCCGAGTTCCGGGACGACGAGACCGGGAGGCACGTCCTCCGGGTCGGCCGATACACCGGGATCATCGCCTCCCACCTCGGCCTCCCCCCGGAGGTCTCGACCCTGCTGGAGGACGCCTCCCAGCTGCACGACGTGGGCAAGATCGGCATCCCGGACGCGATCCTCCGCAAGCCCGGCGCCCTCACCGCCGACGAGTTCGAGCTGATGCGCCGGCACGTCCAGTTCGGCCACGGGATCCTCCAGAGCGCGGCCCCCGACCGCCCGGACCCCGAGGATCTGATGAGCGTCCGCCGGCACACCGAGATCGGCGCCCAAATCCTGGACCGGGGCCACTCCACCCTGCTGAGGCTGGCCTCCCGGATCGCCCTGTCGCACCACGAGCGCTGGGACGGCAGCGGCTACCCCCTGGGCCTCCGCGGCGAGGACATCCCGATGGAGGGCCGCATCACCGCCGTGGCCGACGTCTTCGACGCCCTGAGCACCCGCCGCCCCTACAAGTCCGCCCTGCCGATCGACCGATGCTTCGAGATCCTCTCGGCGGGCCGGGGGTCGCACTTCGACCCCCTCGTCCTGGACGCCTTCTTCCTCGCCCGGGAGGACATCCTCTCGGTCTACCGGGACCTGTCCGACGCCCCATGA
- a CDS encoding glycosyltransferase family 4 protein produces MRIALFTETFLPKIDGIVTRLTHTITHLRRAGDEVLVIAPAGAPKRFEGARVIGVPAVPFALYPELKLAIAGKKVGKRLVKFEPDIIHVVNPAVLGACGVAHAVKRDRPLVASYHTHVPKYLKHYKLGALEGLCWKAIRSMHNKARLNLCTSTAMIDELNARGFHNLALWPRAVDTELFRPGLKSDEMRDELSGGRPKAPLLLYVGRLAAEKEIDRIRPVLRAIPDATLALVGDGPAREKLQKHFEGTRARFVGYLRGERLASAFASADALVFPSSTETLGLVLLEAMAAGCPVIAARAGGITDIVTDGVNGRLFDPNDPEGLTSATRRLLDSADLRASLHRNARLEAERWSWSAATDALRSYYRSVLDGGPVAPTSASSEPSSPAPSPSPSPRPAGQGS; encoded by the coding sequence ATGCGAATCGCCCTCTTCACCGAGACGTTCCTGCCCAAGATCGACGGCATCGTCACGCGCCTGACGCACACGATCACCCACCTCCGGAGGGCGGGGGATGAGGTGCTGGTGATCGCCCCGGCGGGGGCGCCGAAGCGGTTCGAGGGGGCCCGGGTGATCGGCGTGCCGGCAGTGCCATTCGCCCTGTATCCGGAACTGAAGCTGGCGATCGCGGGCAAGAAGGTCGGCAAGCGGCTGGTGAAGTTCGAGCCGGACATCATCCACGTCGTCAACCCGGCGGTGCTTGGCGCCTGCGGGGTGGCGCACGCGGTGAAGCGGGACCGGCCGCTGGTGGCGTCGTACCACACGCACGTCCCGAAATATTTGAAGCACTACAAGCTGGGGGCGTTGGAGGGGCTGTGCTGGAAGGCCATCCGGTCGATGCACAACAAGGCGAGGCTGAACCTGTGCACCTCGACGGCGATGATCGACGAGCTGAACGCCCGGGGGTTCCACAACCTCGCCCTCTGGCCCCGGGCGGTCGACACCGAGCTGTTCCGGCCGGGCCTGAAGTCGGACGAGATGCGGGATGAACTCTCGGGGGGCCGGCCGAAGGCACCGCTCTTACTGTACGTCGGCCGCCTGGCGGCGGAGAAGGAGATCGACCGCATCCGCCCCGTGTTGCGGGCGATCCCGGACGCCACGCTCGCCCTCGTCGGCGACGGCCCCGCCCGGGAGAAGCTCCAGAAGCACTTCGAGGGGACCCGGGCCCGGTTCGTCGGCTACTTGAGGGGCGAACGCCTCGCCTCCGCGTTCGCCTCGGCCGACGCACTGGTCTTCCCCTCCAGCACGGAGACGCTCGGGCTCGTCCTGCTGGAGGCGATGGCCGCCGGCTGCCCGGTGATCGCCGCCCGGGCCGGAGGGATCACCGACATCGTGACCGACGGCGTCAACGGCCGCCTGTTCGACCCCAACGACCCCGAGGGCCTGACCTCGGCCACCCGGCGGTTGCTCGACTCGGCCGACCTCCGCGCGTCGCTGCACCGCAACGCCCGGCTGGAGGCCGAGCGCTGGAGCTGGTCCGCCGCGACCGACGCCCTCCGCTCCTACTACCGCTCCGTGCTCGACGGCGGCCCCGTCGCCCCGACCTCGGCCTCCTCCGAGCCCTCCAGCCCCGCACCGTCTCCGTCGCCATCACCCCGCCCGGCCGGCCAGGGCTCCTGA
- a CDS encoding aldose 1-epimerase: MACHVRTESRRDRTIYTLSDDESGASASILPSYGFNLFDLRLPAAGDVRSLVVADPGWEAHPEKPARHGFPVLFPFPNRIKGGRFSWGGTSYELPLTKPPHAIHGFALDADWEVIDHGGGPDGAFLTGRYRLPRAFPDGSPRWPSDGSLDIRYALHGRSLTLDATVANESEGDLPYGLGFHPYFRLPFGPGGDLSRTKVIIPASRYWPLDESIPTGETLPVDDPLDFRSGRPMGGLRVDAVLTGLEHDAEGFVVCRLVDESLGAEFRIGFDAAPFREVVVFTPPYADDVIAVEPYTQTTDAINLQQRGVDAGLRLLRPGQQESLRISMETAEV; encoded by the coding sequence ATGGCCTGCCACGTCCGCACCGAATCGCGGCGCGACCGCACGATCTACACCCTCAGCGACGACGAGTCGGGCGCCTCGGCGTCGATCCTGCCGTCCTACGGATTCAACCTCTTCGACCTGAGGCTGCCGGCGGCCGGGGACGTCCGGTCGCTGGTCGTGGCCGATCCCGGCTGGGAGGCCCACCCCGAGAAGCCCGCCCGGCACGGCTTCCCGGTCCTCTTCCCGTTCCCGAACCGGATCAAGGGCGGCCGGTTCTCCTGGGGGGGGACCTCCTATGAGCTGCCGCTCACCAAGCCGCCGCACGCGATCCACGGGTTCGCGCTCGACGCCGACTGGGAGGTCATCGACCACGGCGGGGGGCCCGACGGCGCCTTCCTCACCGGCCGATATCGCCTGCCCCGGGCCTTCCCCGACGGCTCCCCCCGCTGGCCGAGCGACGGCTCCCTCGACATCCGGTATGCCCTGCACGGCCGGTCCCTGACGCTCGACGCCACGGTGGCGAACGAATCGGAGGGGGACCTCCCCTACGGCCTCGGCTTCCATCCCTACTTCCGGCTCCCCTTCGGCCCGGGGGGGGACCTGTCCCGGACGAAGGTGATCATCCCCGCCTCGCGATACTGGCCGCTCGACGAGTCGATCCCGACGGGCGAGACGCTCCCCGTCGACGACCCCCTCGACTTCCGATCGGGCAGGCCGATGGGCGGCCTGAGGGTCGACGCCGTCCTCACCGGCCTTGAGCACGACGCCGAGGGCTTCGTCGTCTGCCGGCTGGTGGATGAATCGCTCGGGGCCGAGTTCCGGATCGGTTTCGACGCGGCCCCGTTCCGGGAGGTCGTCGTCTTCACCCCGCCGTATGCCGACGACGTGATCGCCGTCGAGCCCTACACCCAGACGACCGACGCCATCAACCTCCAGCAGCGCGGCGTCGACGCCGGGCTCCGGCTCCTGAGGCCCGGCCAGCAGGAGAGCCTCCGGATCTCGATGGAGACGGCGGAAGTCTGA